One Bos mutus isolate GX-2022 chromosome 21, NWIPB_WYAK_1.1, whole genome shotgun sequence genomic window, ctctagttgcggtgagggGGCTACTCTTTCTTGAGTGCTTGGGgtcctcactgtggtggcttctcttgttgtgaagcaggggctctaggggcacaggcttcagtagtcgcagcactTGGGCGGCAGGGGTTTAGGGCAcgagctcagtaattgtggcacatggacttgttggactaagtccatgtgccacacaCATGGCCCACatcccacggcatgtgggatcttcccgcaccggaaatcgaacccatgtcccctgcgttggcaggcagattcttatccactgtaccacctaTCAATATCTTTAAGTGAATGTGCTTTCACTCAACATGTCATGGTTTTGAGTTATAAATGTACCCTATAGATATAGGCACACATCTACATGAAACATtgttgtataaatatatttattgcagCCCTGTTCctgggagcaaaaaaaaaaaaaaacaactggaaataACAGAAAAGTTCATGATTAAGGAACTGGTTTAATCAAATATAGCATGTCTATATTATGAAGCACTTACTATGTGGCTGTTAAAAACAGCAAGGAGGATTTATGATACTGCTTACAAAATACTTCTAAGATGTACTGCTGAGTGAAAAAGCAGTGAGTATAACACCCACAGCTTGTATGAAGAGTGGGGAGGGTGCACATGTGTGCTTGTGCGCCCTCAGTCTGTAGTGGAAAGGGTACACAAGACTGCTGCCAAGACTGCTCTGGGAAAGGGGAACCAGGGAATGCAGGGAGGAAAGCACACACCCTTTTGCaatgtttgaattttaaattatatgtatgcATTTCTAAAGGtaccaaatgttaacattttcaaaaatggGTTTGGAATGAACTGTGGCTATAGGGtctatgctgttgttgttcagtccctcagtcatgtctgactgtttgcgaccccatggactgtagcccaccaggctcctctgtctaagggattcccaagcaagaatactggagtgggttgccatttcctactctaagggatttcccaaccaaggaccaaacctgtatctcctgcattgcaggtggattccttatcgctgagccaccaagggacgCCCCAtggattctatatatatattgtttatataacTAACGTTCTCTATTGTCTCCTAGGACTGGGGGCGCCAGCACTCAAAACGTGGAAGAAAGAGTGAACTTAGGTGTAAAACTGGAACGGTGCAAATGGCAATGTAGCCGGGAACAGAAAGGTGGCGCTACAGAGCGCAGGCGAGGACTCAGCCTGTGAAGAGGGCAGGGTTCTCAGAAAATGATGCTAATAtgtatcccaggtggcactagtggtaaagaacccgcttgccaatgcaggagacataagggacactggttcaatcctgggtccggaagattcccctggaggagagggcatggcaacccactccagtattcttgcctggagaatcacatggacagaggagcctagcgggctacagactatggggtcccgaagagtcagacacgactgaagcgacttacgcAAGCTGTTCCCTTCAAAGGAGTCAGCTGAGAGCCTGTGTACTCACAGGAATCTCTGCATTCGGGGCTTGAACATGTGTCAGGATCGCCTGCTTGAACCCTTGGCGTGGTGACACGTTACTCGCTGGTAGCAAATATTTGTCTACAGAGGATGGATATAAATATTGGAAACAGTTCAATGTCAGCGGGCCACAAATTTGGTGAAAGAAGTGAGAGATAAGTTAGGCAATTAAtcttgtggtaaaaaaaaaaaataaaaaaaccaaggCCTAGAATCAAAGCAGACTGCTACTCTGATGTTTCTCAAAAATGGGTTCTGATAGCTAAGCCCAAAGAGGATGCTCAAAAGATGTGTGCCTTGGCAGCATCCTTGGAAGGAGGCTCGGGACCCAACGGGACTACTTTGAGGAAGCCAACGCTCACTTCTTCGTAGGTTCTGTCTGTCTGCTCGCGACAGCGGCCCGGCCCGGGGTGGGGGAAAAGCGCCGGGCCGGGAGGGCGGTAGGTAGGCGGCTCAGCTCTTCTTGCGCAGCTGGCTGTACTGCGCTCGGCCCAGGATGGGCTCCATGACGCTGGGCCGGAAGAAGCTGTCGCTGACCCGGCGCGTGGGCTTCTCGCGGGGCACGGCCGGGAAGGCGGCGCGCGGCAAGGCGGTTGCGTCCACGCGTTCCTCCGCGCCCAGGCCCCGAGCGCTCCGCAGGCTGCCGCGGGGAGGCGCAGGGCGCGGGGCGGGCTCTGGGCAAGCGGGCGGTGCCCCGGACCCTCTGCGTTCCGCCTCCCGGCGCTCGGCCTCGGCTGGAGGGTTGTCGATGTCCCGGAATTCGCTCTCGGGTTCCATCAGCGACAGCCTGGGGAGCTGAGGGCCCGGCAGCCACGTTAGGGCCCTCGGCTTGGCCCTTGTCCCTGCACCTCCCACCGCCGCCTTGTCTGCGGCCCGGCGGTCACGCGCGATCCGGAGAGCACAGGCTGGGGTGGGACGGGGATGGAAGATGCAGGGGAACCTGCTGAGGACGGCCACCCCTGCCGGGCCTGCAAGTGCGGACCCACAAGGCAAGGCACGCAGCCACCCTCTAGTTTCCGGACCCTGGGGTCCCCCTCAGAGGTCCCTCAGTGGGAGGTCAGGGGCTTTCCTGACTCTTCCTTGGCCCAATTCCGTGAGCTAAGGACAGCTAAGACAGTCCCTGCCTGGGTCAGAGCACCCACATCTGGCTCCATTTTGGGTCCAAAGTGAAGGGAGCTCTCTGCCAAGACCCCTGTTTAAGTCTCTTGGTGAGAATGAGTGACTAGTAattccccacccctaccctcccAGCCCTCTCACCCTTAGCTTGAAGGGGCCTCCTGCTCTGACCTGCTCTCTAGTGCCTGCATGACCTGTTAACTTGCTCTGGGAAGGGACCCAGGGACCCCCAAAGTGATAGTAGACACCCCCTGGGGTTTTCCTGCTGGGAACAGGTATTGGAATTGGGATGGGGGCAGCTTCTGTCCCCTGGAACACAGCCCACCCCCCAAGGGGTCCTGGAAGCCTCCCTCCAACACTTCCCCAGGGAGCAGCATGCAAACCTGCCAGGCCCCTCGGTTGGGAGCTGAGGGGTGAGGGCTGATCCAGTGGGGGCCCCAGATGGATGACTGGTGACCTTTCCAGCAGCAGGTAGGAAGGATGGATGCGGGGGAAGGTATCAGGCCAAGGCCACCAGTCTCTATATTCTAGGGGCTGCAAAGGCCCCCAGTTAAAGCCACAGTATGTCAGAATGTTTTTGGGGCACCGAGGATCAGAGACTGTGTAAGGGAGAGCCGCTGTCGCCCCTTCAGTCTAATCTGCTTTTTTGGTGGGGTGGGCATTAGCCAGAAGGGTGGGGGGCGCTCACCGGCACGTAGTTCACCACTGTGTCCACCACGTTGTCAGTAACACCCTTCAGGGCGTCGGACAGGGACATGGCCCTGCCCTTGGTTGAGGAGGTGGCCTGGGCTGGCGTGAGGTGCAGCATCCTCCCCGCCGTGCCCAGCACAGCCGCCGGTGCCCACATCACGACTGAGACGGTGCTCTGGAGGGCCTTCTGCAGGGTGTGTGCCACGCTGCCCAGGAGGCCCTGTGAGCCTGGCAAGGCTGCCCCCTGGTGACCAGAGCAGGGTCAGTGCCTCCACAGCAACTCCCCTGACCCGTCCCCTCCTCACCAGCCCCGGAGCTAGAGGCAAAAGAATCTGGACACTAAatcggaaaaaaaaaagaaactataggcCTGGCTCTTGGGCAGGTCACTTCTgtgctctgaacctcagtttcttcatctgcaaaatggggatgacaGTCTCTGTCCTATTTTatggggttgttgtgaggatctGCTGAGAGAACTATTCGCTGGGTGCTCAGGGGTGGCGGGAAGAGTGCTGCACCCACGTGCACGTCCCTGGGCCTGGGGGCAGAGACCCTTCTGTCACCCTGTGCCTCTGCTCCTCACCCCCTCAGGGGGCCCCCTCGGCTGGCACTCTCCCCTCACCTCGCTGAGCTTGCTCTCCTCGGTCTCTGAGTCCTCCTCCTCCCCGGTCTCCTCCCCCTCAGTGTCCGTGTGCTCCTCGTGGTCCTCCTCCTGGGTGGCCGTGAGGCTGTGCAGCCAGGGCACCCGCACCTCGCTCCGCCGCCGCGACACCACCTGCATGGCCGCCGACGTGCCCCACTGGGCCAGGCTGCTCTGAGGGCGGGAAGGCGGCGGTCCGCTGGCTTAACCGCCCCTGCCAGAGGCCAGGCAGCCCCAGCAGGCAAAGCCCGGCATCCCCAGGGTCAGGGTAGGGAGAGGCAAGCAGGTCCTGGCCCCAGCGGACTGTTCCAACTTTTTATGGACTGATAACTTACACCCACTGAGGTGCTCACGGCTTTAGTGTACAGCTCTGGGAATTTTTAGAAACACATGCAAGTGTGACCAGCACAGATCAAGACAGAGACCATTTTCAATACCCCAGAAAACTCTGTGCCCCTCACCCAGTCAGTACTGGCTAAGGGGACCACATACTGGCCTCTATCACCAAGCATTAATTCTGCCCATTTGTGAATGGGCTCACACGTGTTTTCTTTCATGCATAGCTTTTGTTCAATGGTTATGTTGTAAGATTCACCCACATTACTGAGTAGTTTCTCCTTCTTCATTTCTGTGTCACACTCCACTGAATAAATATACCAAAATTTACCTATTCTACcgctgatggacatttgtgttgttccCATTTCTTAGCTAAGGATAAAGCTGATAGTAACATTTCCAACATGTCTTTGGGGGATATAAGCTCTCCTCTCTGTTGGGTAGAGTTGCTGAGTCATAGGTAATGTGTATGTTTAGCTTTCAGAGGTACTCCTTGTCgttctttaaaaagtgaaaaaaatcaagtgGGCCAGAGGGTCCCATGGGAGGAAACGGACCTGGGCTGGTGGGCAGGTGTCCGCTGAGGCACAGCCCAGCTCATTTCAAACCCCTAGGGGGCCCCACAAACAGAGTCTCCTTGTTATACAACCTTAGGGGACACCattattttctatgtaaatgGTGGTATCTGAGGTTGCGCCATAGAGTGGCCTCCATCCGCTATGGGCTAGGCTAGGGCGCAGGAGTTAGCCTAGCCCCCGTGGGGAAGTGacccccagtgcaggggactgTAGTTCCCTACAGGACCAGGCATGTGGTGGGCTCTCAGCAAACATTTGCTTGAATGAATGAGCCAGGTTTGACAGTGCTTTTAAAAGTGCCACCCTCATGATGGCTGAAAAGTGGTTATCTGGTATACTGACCTTTATgctgtaacatttttatttccttttttagtgGGGGCAGGGGGCTTAGTTTCTTATTAAAGTTCCTATGAGAAAAATCCAGGCTATCCCTGCTAAAATACACAGAGTGTGTGGTGTTGGGGGGAATAAGCCCTATCTGGGGCTAGAAAAGACAACTCTATCAGAGGTGCAGTGGGATGCCAATTAGAAGCCTCTAGAAGGGAAACCAGAAGCCTGGGGGCAGTCAGGGATATGGCCCAGCTGGGGCTCTCTGCCCCAGAGGAGGGGTTTGGTGCCTTGCACCTTGCTTATTCAGGGGTGACACTCCCAAATGCCTACAGAGAAGATGGGTGGGGGGAGGTCTCTGCTTTCTCCCAAGAAGGTTGGGGATAGAGTAGAACCTAGAGGGAGAGTGGGAGAGACAGAAGGGCGGGGCAGGATGACCCTAACAAGCAGGCCTGCCCTCTTCTTCCCTTGCATCCTAGAGGGTTAGCCCTCCACCCCTTCTAAGGTCTCTTATCCTTAGACCTAATGTTCTACCCCCGACTCCTGGCTGGAAGACAGGAGGTTCTCAGGACAGGAGGTGAAGTTGGATAGGGGATGGGAGGGACCAGGAGGTCCACAGGGTTCCCAGGCCATGGCAACTCAGGGCAGATACTCACCAGAGGTGCCACACCTGGGATCCACATGGCCAAGGCATGGCCCTGTTTCAGTGCCCGGGCTGTGGTCTGGAAGGTGTGTCTAGAGAGAGTGTTGGCCAGGGCCCCAACCCTGCTCACGAGGCTCGGCTTGGCCTTGGGAGGTTTCTGGGCATCCTGGAGTCCTGGGGCAGCGGCTAGGTGGGAGTTGCAGGTGGGGGCgggaaggagaggaaagcagaTCAGAGAGGGGCTGGACAAAGCTGGGTTGTGTCTAGAGTTGGAAAGGGATCACCCTACTCCAACACAAGCTCACTGGAGATTTGGGGAAGTCACTTTCTCCACTTAAAAATGGGGAGAGGGGCCAAATGAAAATGGAGCCCTCTGGAAATCTTGCTGGGCCTTCCTTGCTCCACAGCAgtggctgtgtgctcagtcgcttcggtcgtgtccgactctttgtgaccctaaggagtatacccagccaggctcctctgtacatgggattctccaagcaagaatactgtcgtgggttgccatgccctcctccaggggatcttcccaacccaggaatagaacctgtgtctcctgcattgcaggcagattctttaacctctgagccaccagggagagcaCTGGCTAGATGAGCCCTGGCTGCCTCTTCCTAATCCACAAGCAGCAGGACAAGGGTGGGGCGGGATCTCCCTTTCCAGCAACCCCCACAATGGCAGATACCTGACTCTTCGTtggctggagggaggaggaactCTACCATCTTCTCGACACCACCCAAGGCCAAGTCGGCCCCTCCAGAGGCCAGCCGGCCGGCTCGGGTGTTGGCAGCATACTCGGCAGTGTCTCTCGCCATCCCCCAGGCGAGCTCACAGCCGCCAGAGCGGCCCCTAGGATTTTGTCTGAAGTGCTGGCAATGGGCACGCTGATGCTGTTCCTGGCGCTGCGAAGGCGGGTGGAGATGGTGTCCTTCAGCTCAGAGGCAATCTGGTGAAAGCAAGGATGGGGAGTCAGGCATGAGGCTCTGGCAGGGCCTACATCCCGCTTCAGGAAAGTCTCATTTAAAGGCCCAGGGGACTGGCGCCAGTATTGGGGCACCTTGATTAAGCTGAACTTTAAAGGGAAAGGGCTCCAGTCCTTTCTGCGCCAACCACTTAGATCTCCTGGCTTCTCTGCACCCCATTTCTGCCTGTTGAGATGCTAATCATCCTTCAAGAATCACCCCCAGTGACCACCTTCTTGATAACACTTGTCCTCATCTCCTCCATGCACCTCCTCCACAGTCTCTTCTGTCCTCAGAGCACTTCTTACATTCCCATCTGTGCTTAGGTGATCGTACGGATGTGGCTGGCCTTCACACAGGTTCTGCACTAAAGTAATGTCTTTCTCTCCTTtgactttttgctttttaatactgttcCTTGGGttcctgaatattccttgcaAGGACAGGTGCTGACGCtaaagctccactactttggccacctgatgcaaagaaccaactcattggaaaagaccctgatgctgggaaagattgaaggcaggaggagaaggggacgacagaggatgagatggttggatggcatcaatgactcatgccaaactcatggacatgagtttgagaaaactccaggagaaagtgaagacagggaagcctggtgtgctgcagtccatgggtctcaaagagtcagacacaattgagctactgaacaacaactcctttGACTTGGGAGCTTCTTTATGACAAAGGCATTGCCCTTTATCTAGAAAAATAAGTGAAGAGCAAGGCCTCAGAGCTGAACAGCCCTGctctcctgtgtcctccacttCAGGCTGTGTGGTCAGGAGGAAGTCACTAGTTTTCTCTGTCAAATGGGGATACCACCCCATCCCAGAaggttgaaagtgttagttgctcggttgtgtccgattctttgtgaccccatggactgtagcctgccaggctcctctgtccgtgggatccaccag contains:
- the PLIN1 gene encoding LOW QUALITY PROTEIN: perilipin-1 (The sequence of the model RefSeq protein was modified relative to this genomic sequence to represent the inferred CDS: inserted 1 base in 1 codon) codes for the protein MAVNKGPTLLDGDLPEQENVLQRVLQLPVVSGTCECFQKTYASTKEAHPLVASVCNAYEKGVQGASSLAAWSMEPVVRRLSTQFVAANELACRGLDHLEEKIPALQYPPEKIASELKDTISTRLRSARNSISVPIASTSDKILGAALXGCELAWGMARDTAEYAANTRAGRLASGGADLALGGVEKMVEFLLPPANEESAAAPGLQDAQKPPKAKPSLVSRVGALANTLSRHTFQTTARALKQGHALAMWIPGVAPLSSLAQWGTSAAMQVVSRRRSEVRVPWLHSLTATQEEDHEEHTDTEGEETGEEEDSETEESKLSEGAALPGSQGLLGSVAHTLQKALQSTVSVVMWAPAAVLGTAGRMLHLTPAQATSSTKGRAMSLSDALKGVTDNVVDTVVNYVPLPRLSLMEPESEFRDIDNPPAEAERREAERRGSGAPPACPEPAPRPAPPRGSLRSARGLGAEERVDATALPRAAFPAVPREKPTRRVSDSFFRPSVMEPILGRAQYSQLRKKS